Genomic DNA from Xylanivirga thermophila:
CAAATATTCAGCTACCACCTTGTCATCATCTACTACGGCTGCTCCTGCTACCATAGAAGATGATTCAATCGCCAATATCTTCATGCTATCGCCCCCTTTAAATAATCATAGCCCTTTCCTACAGTTGAAATGATAATACGCCTTCCATTATCCGGTAGTTTTTCTATATTTATAGATATATACTCATCAGGGCGTAGATCTTCCATCCTCTCCGGCCATTCCACCACCGTTACCCCATCGCCGAAAAAATATTCCTCATACCCAATATCATAGAGCTCCTCCTCATTAAGGATCCTATATATGTCAAAATGATATAATGGTAATCGGCCATCATATTGATGTATTAGGGTAAAAGTAGGGCTGGTTACATTTTTGTCTATATCCAGCCCTCGAGCAATGCCCTTAGTGAATACCGTCTTGCCAGCACCTAAATCACCACTTAAAAGTATTATTGCTCCTTTTTTTAAAGCCTTTCCCAATCGCTCTCCTATCTCTATTGTTTCCTCTGCATTATTAGTAGTAATCTTAAACATCTTGCACCTCTATATAAATTAATAGTAGTTTAAAAACCCTATTAAAATATTATATCCATAAAACAGCTATATAACAAGATGTCTAGAGATTTTATCCATGTAAAATAGGGGATATCTTTTTATATATAATAAGGGTTATAATGGAGTTTATAAGTGCCTTTATAAAATTAAAAGGAATAACTGCATAGGTTATATAGGTCTTCATATCCCCTATGGAAGGATTAGCCTTGGCTGCCATGGCTATTAT
This window encodes:
- the tsaE gene encoding tRNA (adenosine(37)-N6)-threonylcarbamoyltransferase complex ATPase subunit type 1 TsaE encodes the protein MFKITTNNAEETIEIGERLGKALKKGAIILLSGDLGAGKTVFTKGIARGLDIDKNVTSPTFTLIHQYDGRLPLYHFDIYRILNEEELYDIGYEEYFFGDGVTVVEWPERMEDLRPDEYISINIEKLPDNGRRIIISTVGKGYDYLKGAIA